In Candidatus Zixiibacteriota bacterium, one DNA window encodes the following:
- a CDS encoding CHASE2 domain-containing protein: MRIPLIGRTGSGKERSAGSGSFVSKHPGMVLCLLLTLLIALLHLNHASLFESYESRFIDFMFNIRGTIEPSGQVVMLEIDDKSIDHLGAWPWNHQTLAQLIEALHYYSPSSVVLHFPIADRMNDFVSGNSQLLAENILQSGNVILPFYPILSDRTPRTSTAADWLRSSALTSVIPFQAEETPRASRLEFPSDLFAQSGKMMGADFTRFEDNNRVRVQPLILMYEKLFYPSIELAAAASAQNIQLDEIEFDQDKMEVQIGMQSVPVDRRGYYMINYYGPASSISSFSVKDFWDGEVDISKLQDKIVVIAVTASGLSDVLYTSFSDRFTPVEKSATVIDNILSGRFITPLSLPSTARLIGILVMGVLCSVLMPRMQLTHRYILLSLLAIGLISFSIIMFVSYDTIVRIVHPALELFLFALVAPMMTERRKVDQTAESTSRTKTVPKPAISSPAKGVPEIPRKERHAQKPAPPPISQPVDTQDYQETSLPADFEQAQIETRMLDELAKATGETDKSDSRANGDSSRPKDPKSASDKIPSSFGRYTVTGKLGKGAMGTVYKGMDPAIDRPVALKTILLDRIADESEIDELRERLTREAKAAGSLSHPNIVTIYDVGQDGDTQYIAMEYLEGHTLEQIIDRQLEFNFRLAAKIVFQICSALSYAHRHGIVHRDIKPANIMVMENFHVKVMDFGIARFESSSLTQTGIAMGTPNYISPEQLKGEEVTLSSDIFSLGVVFYEMLAGRKPFVGDNISNLILKIINDNPPLPSTYSDKIPAMLDIIVKKALEKNPYDRYQSAEEMMRTLEDFAMGFSASRSRL; this comes from the coding sequence ATGAGGATTCCTCTGATTGGAAGGACCGGTAGCGGCAAAGAACGTTCTGCTGGCAGTGGATCATTCGTGAGCAAGCATCCGGGCATGGTGCTGTGCCTTCTACTGACGCTGCTCATCGCTCTCTTGCATCTGAATCACGCGAGCCTCTTCGAATCTTATGAGAGCAGATTCATCGATTTCATGTTCAACATCAGGGGAACCATCGAGCCATCCGGTCAAGTCGTAATGCTTGAAATCGATGACAAATCAATTGACCATCTCGGCGCATGGCCGTGGAACCACCAGACTCTGGCCCAGTTGATTGAAGCACTGCATTACTACAGCCCATCGAGCGTTGTACTGCACTTCCCGATCGCGGACAGGATGAATGACTTTGTATCAGGGAATTCGCAACTTCTGGCCGAAAATATCCTTCAATCTGGCAATGTCATTCTCCCCTTTTATCCGATTCTGTCTGATCGGACTCCGCGAACCAGCACAGCTGCCGACTGGCTCAGAAGTTCCGCATTGACATCAGTGATCCCATTCCAGGCGGAAGAAACTCCTCGCGCTTCCAGATTGGAATTCCCGAGCGATCTTTTCGCGCAATCGGGGAAGATGATGGGTGCGGACTTCACGCGTTTCGAAGACAACAACAGAGTGAGAGTGCAGCCACTGATCCTCATGTACGAGAAGTTGTTTTACCCATCGATCGAACTTGCTGCGGCCGCTTCTGCGCAAAACATACAACTCGACGAAATCGAATTCGACCAGGATAAGATGGAAGTCCAGATTGGAATGCAGTCGGTTCCGGTTGATCGACGGGGATATTACATGATAAACTACTACGGCCCGGCGTCAAGCATCTCGTCATTTTCCGTCAAAGACTTCTGGGACGGTGAAGTTGATATCTCAAAATTGCAGGATAAGATCGTCGTAATCGCCGTCACCGCGTCCGGCCTCTCCGATGTGCTCTACACATCGTTTAGTGATCGCTTCACACCGGTGGAGAAGTCGGCGACCGTAATCGACAATATTCTGAGCGGCAGATTCATTACTCCTCTAAGCCTTCCATCGACGGCGAGGTTGATCGGAATTCTTGTGATGGGTGTGCTCTGTTCGGTACTCATGCCACGGATGCAACTTACTCACAGATATATATTGCTTTCGCTCCTCGCGATCGGTCTGATTTCATTCAGTATAATCATGTTTGTTTCGTATGACACGATCGTGCGCATAGTGCACCCCGCGCTGGAATTGTTCCTGTTTGCGTTGGTCGCACCTATGATGACGGAACGCAGGAAGGTTGACCAGACGGCCGAGTCCACGTCCAGAACCAAGACGGTACCCAAACCTGCAATATCCTCGCCTGCGAAAGGAGTGCCGGAGATACCGCGGAAAGAGAGGCATGCTCAGAAACCTGCACCGCCTCCGATATCTCAGCCGGTTGACACCCAGGACTATCAGGAAACTTCGCTGCCAGCGGATTTCGAGCAGGCTCAGATAGAGACCAGGATGCTCGATGAACTCGCGAAGGCGACCGGAGAAACCGACAAATCCGACAGTAGAGCGAATGGAGATTCGAGCCGGCCGAAAGACCCAAAATCTGCTTCAGATAAGATTCCGAGTTCCTTTGGCAGATACACAGTTACAGGCAAACTTGGTAAAGGTGCGATGGGGACGGTCTACAAAGGGATGGACCCGGCTATCGACAGACCGGTTGCCCTCAAGACTATTCTGCTGGACAGGATCGCAGACGAATCAGAAATCGATGAACTCAGAGAACGCCTGACTCGTGAGGCGAAGGCTGCCGGAAGTCTCTCTCATCCGAATATCGTGACAATCTATGACGTGGGACAGGATGGCGACACTCAGTATATCGCGATGGAATATCTCGAAGGACACACACTCGAGCAAATCATAGATCGACAGTTGGAATTCAACTTCAGACTGGCCGCGAAAATTGTGTTCCAGATTTGCTCGGCGCTCTCCTATGCTCACCGACACGGGATTGTACATCGCGACATCAAGCCTGCGAACATAATGGTGATGGAAAACTTCCATGTGAAAGTAATGGATTTTGGAATTGCGCGCTTCGAGTCGTCCAGTCTGACGCAGACGGGAATCGCTATGGGGACTCCGAACTACATCTCTCCTGAGCAGTTGAAAGGTGAGGAAGTCACGCTCTCGTCAGATATTTTCTCGCTCGGAGTCGTATTCTATGAGATGCTCGCGGGCAGGAAGCCTTTTGTCGGCGACAACATCAGCAATCTAATATTGAAAATCATAAATGACAATCCCCCGCTCCCTTCGACCTACAGCGACAAGATACCGGCGATGCTCGACATCATTGTGAAGAAGGCGCTGGAAAAGAATCCGTATGACAGATACCAGTCTGCCGAGGAAATGATGAGAACGCTCGAAGACTTCGCTATGGGTTTCTCAGCATCCCGCTCTAGACTCTGA
- a CDS encoding twin-arginine translocase TatA/TatE family subunit yields MFGGGIGFQELLLIFLVVLILFGARRIPDIAQGLGKGIREFKKAVKDTQDEISKIDKPESSKPDKIEDKGGDKT; encoded by the coding sequence ATGTTTGGTGGTGGCATCGGCTTCCAGGAATTACTGCTCATCTTTCTCGTCGTTCTGATTCTCTTCGGAGCTCGCCGCATCCCTGACATCGCGCAGGGGCTCGGAAAGGGAATTCGTGAATTCAAGAAGGCGGTCAAAGATACGCAGGATGAAATCAGCAAGATCGACAAGCCTGAATCGTCAAAGCCGGACAAGATTGAAGATAAGGGCGGAGACAAGACATGA
- the purQ gene encoding phosphoribosylformylglycinamidine synthase subunit PurQ — MRFGVITFPGSNCDYDAYAAVKFSLGEDVEFLWHADSELKGADVVILPGGFSYGDYLRTGAIARFSPIMKEVVRFAKEGGTVWGICNGFQILLEAGLLPGAMLRNRNLRFICRYIYVRVETTDSRLTCSAEQGDILRIPIAHTDGNYFVERKELRDMVERDEIILRYCSREGKMTPESNPNGSLDAIAGICNRERNVFGMMPHPERCTESILNSMDGLKLFTSMRNHFDKRVVA, encoded by the coding sequence ATGCGATTCGGGGTGATAACATTTCCCGGTTCAAACTGTGACTATGATGCGTATGCCGCTGTGAAGTTCTCGCTTGGTGAGGACGTGGAGTTTCTCTGGCACGCCGACTCAGAGCTCAAAGGTGCGGATGTTGTGATCCTGCCGGGCGGGTTTTCATATGGTGACTACCTGCGCACCGGGGCGATTGCAAGATTCTCGCCGATCATGAAGGAAGTTGTCCGGTTTGCGAAAGAGGGAGGAACCGTCTGGGGAATATGCAACGGATTCCAGATTCTGCTGGAAGCTGGTTTGCTCCCCGGTGCAATGCTCCGCAACAGGAATCTAAGGTTCATCTGCCGATATATATATGTAAGAGTGGAAACAACGGATTCCAGGCTGACCTGCTCCGCTGAGCAGGGAGATATACTGAGGATTCCGATCGCACATACTGATGGCAACTACTTTGTGGAACGGAAAGAACTTAGAGATATGGTTGAGCGCGACGAAATTATTCTCAGGTACTGCTCGCGCGAAGGCAAGATGACTCCGGAATCGAACCCGAATGGATCACTTGACGCGATCGCCGGAATCTGCAATCGCGAAAGAAATGTGTTTGGAATGATGCCGCATCCTGAGCGATGCACAGAGAGCATTCTTAATAGCATGGATGGTCTGAAGCTGTTTACGTCAATGAGAAACCACTTCGATAAAAGGGTGGTCGCATGA
- the purS gene encoding phosphoribosylformylglycinamidine synthase subunit PurS: MTKATVRVELKDGVLDPQGVTIKNALKDMGYTEVGSVRSGKVFNLELDIDDKDVAKVKLEEMCSKLLANPVIEQYFIEVD; this comes from the coding sequence ATGACAAAGGCAACAGTAAGAGTTGAGCTGAAGGACGGCGTCCTCGATCCCCAGGGCGTGACGATCAAGAATGCGCTGAAAGACATGGGCTATACGGAGGTCGGTAGTGTGAGATCGGGCAAGGTATTCAATCTTGAGCTCGATATCGACGACAAGGACGTCGCTAAAGTAAAACTTGAAGAGATGTGCAGTAAGTTGTTGGCTAACCCTGTCATAGAGCAGTACTTTATCGAGGTGGATTGA
- the pssA gene encoding CDP-diacylglycerol--serine O-phosphatidyltransferase, with translation MRNYRSLFPNSFTMGNMMCGFLSILSTLEGNAITAAWLIVLGAFLDSLDGKVARLTKVTSRFGVELDSLSDFLTFGVSTGVLLYAFKFHDMGRWGWIVSGVYVMCAGFRLARYNLLATLEEKKSFLGLPVPVASMLLVSYVIFSYEMWGGIEYGEFLISLMAGASLLMVSTVEYETFPDNLRSVESRVKFLLLFIFLIALIIKPRLVMFPAVLAYVLSCLVRDVMLMLKREAFNTEENNRWRKKEPKRHDKGNSKS, from the coding sequence ATGAGAAACTACAGAAGTCTGTTCCCGAACTCGTTCACTATGGGGAACATGATGTGCGGATTTCTCTCTATCCTTTCCACTCTCGAAGGCAATGCCATCACTGCCGCCTGGCTGATTGTTCTCGGGGCGTTTCTCGACAGCCTGGATGGCAAAGTGGCAAGACTCACCAAAGTCACATCCAGATTCGGTGTTGAGCTCGATTCCCTCTCAGATTTCCTCACATTCGGCGTATCTACCGGTGTTTTGCTGTACGCTTTCAAATTTCATGATATGGGACGATGGGGCTGGATCGTGTCCGGAGTCTATGTCATGTGCGCGGGATTCAGGCTTGCGAGATATAATCTCCTTGCTACACTGGAGGAAAAAAAGTCTTTTCTCGGACTGCCGGTCCCTGTTGCATCGATGCTACTGGTATCGTATGTGATTTTCAGTTACGAAATGTGGGGAGGCATAGAGTACGGTGAGTTCCTGATTTCTCTCATGGCTGGTGCATCTCTCTTGATGGTGTCCACGGTCGAATATGAGACTTTTCCGGACAATCTCAGAAGCGTCGAATCACGAGTGAAGTTTTTGCTTTTATTCATATTCCTGATTGCTTTAATTATAAAGCCCAGGCTGGTGATGTTTCCGGCGGTCTTGGCGTATGTTCTCAGTTGCCTGGTCCGAGATGTGATGTTGATGCTGAAGAGAGAGGCGTTCAACACTGAGGAAAATAACCGCTGGCGAAAGAAAGAACCTAAGAGACATGACAAAGGCAACAGTAAGAGTTGA
- a CDS encoding phosphatidylserine decarboxylase, whose translation MTVAREGLPIIFAVMFAAAVMLGVGYVLSSYVLIIVGWAGVVLTAANFFFFREPQFEAVWSDGQILSPADGKVIVVDDQVPEGLSGLSQRVSIFLSIFDCHVNMIPTAGRIDRAVYRSGKKISAFRPRASEENQRSEIDLITSRGRIHFRQIVGSVARRVVFDLKAGQEVSAGQRFGVMRFGSRMDVFLPPDVNVLVKVGNRVKGGRSLIGEFRV comes from the coding sequence ATGACGGTCGCACGCGAAGGTTTGCCGATCATATTCGCGGTGATGTTTGCGGCTGCTGTGATGCTTGGCGTCGGCTACGTGTTATCTTCTTACGTGCTGATTATTGTTGGCTGGGCCGGCGTGGTTCTGACTGCAGCTAACTTCTTTTTCTTCAGGGAGCCGCAGTTTGAGGCAGTCTGGTCGGATGGTCAGATTCTGTCACCAGCTGATGGCAAGGTCATTGTGGTGGACGATCAGGTTCCCGAGGGGCTCAGTGGATTGTCGCAGAGAGTGAGCATTTTCCTCTCCATATTCGACTGTCACGTCAACATGATTCCTACAGCCGGTAGGATTGACCGTGCGGTATATCGCTCCGGCAAGAAGATATCAGCTTTCAGACCGAGGGCATCAGAAGAAAATCAGCGCAGCGAGATCGATTTGATCACATCAAGAGGCAGAATTCACTTCCGACAGATTGTCGGCAGCGTCGCCAGGCGCGTGGTGTTCGACCTCAAGGCTGGACAGGAAGTTAGCGCAGGGCAAAGGTTCGGAGTTATGCGTTTCGGCTCGCGGATGGATGTTTTCTTGCCGCCGGATGTCAATGTCCTTGTGAAAGTGGGGAATAGGGTAAAGGGCGGCAGGTCACTTATCGGGGAATTTAGGGTATGA
- a CDS encoding adenylosuccinate lyase codes for MIERYSLPEMAGLWTDEYKFSTWLEVEIAACEGWAALGKIPTAAVKRIRSRAKFDTKRILKIEDKVKHDVIAFLTNVGESVGADAQYIHYGLTSSDVLDTATAVVLKRSGELLVVRIKQLLSEIRKKARRYKYQPKVGRTHGVHAEPTSLGLTFAVWYAEMARDLDRLKRAIDNIAVGKLSGAVGTFANTDPKLEKYVCRKLKLKPAPVSTQIIQRDRHAEFIWALAVTASSLDKFATEIRHLQKTEVLEIEEGFSKGQKGSSAMPHKKNPITCERVSGLARLLRGNMVVALENIPLWHERDISHSSVERVIFPDSTIILDYMLYKFTEIVKNLNVYPKNLMANLEKTGGLIYAGKLLLSVTERLGSREEAYQVIQEAAHAAWESGTSFKDELLAEPSIRKNFTSRELEKMFDYKPYLKHVDTIFARVFK; via the coding sequence ATGATCGAAAGATACTCGCTTCCGGAGATGGCGGGGCTCTGGACCGACGAATACAAGTTCTCCACATGGCTTGAAGTCGAAATTGCTGCGTGCGAAGGTTGGGCTGCACTCGGTAAGATCCCGACCGCTGCGGTCAAACGCATTCGATCCAGGGCGAAGTTCGATACAAAGAGAATCTTGAAGATCGAAGATAAGGTCAAGCATGATGTCATCGCGTTTCTGACCAATGTCGGCGAGTCTGTCGGGGCAGATGCGCAGTACATACATTACGGCCTGACTTCCTCCGATGTTCTCGATACGGCCACGGCTGTCGTGCTTAAGCGCAGTGGAGAGCTTCTGGTTGTGCGAATCAAGCAGCTTCTCTCTGAGATCAGGAAAAAAGCGCGCAGGTACAAATACCAACCGAAAGTCGGCCGCACTCACGGCGTGCATGCCGAGCCGACATCGCTCGGATTGACGTTTGCAGTGTGGTATGCCGAGATGGCACGCGATCTCGATCGCTTGAAACGAGCAATCGACAACATAGCTGTGGGCAAGCTCTCCGGAGCGGTCGGCACGTTCGCCAACACAGACCCTAAGCTTGAGAAATATGTGTGCCGCAAGCTGAAACTGAAACCTGCGCCTGTATCGACACAGATAATCCAGCGAGATCGACATGCAGAGTTCATCTGGGCACTTGCAGTGACAGCGAGCTCTCTCGATAAATTCGCCACGGAGATCAGGCATCTGCAGAAAACCGAAGTGCTGGAGATCGAGGAAGGTTTCAGCAAGGGTCAGAAGGGGAGTTCTGCGATGCCGCACAAGAAGAACCCGATTACTTGTGAGAGGGTCTCCGGACTTGCGCGGCTGTTGCGGGGGAATATGGTCGTCGCACTGGAGAATATCCCGCTCTGGCATGAGCGAGACATTTCGCACTCTTCTGTCGAGCGGGTTATCTTCCCGGACTCGACAATTATCCTTGATTACATGCTTTACAAGTTCACGGAGATAGTCAAGAATCTCAATGTCTATCCGAAGAACCTTATGGCCAATCTGGAGAAGACGGGCGGTTTGATATATGCCGGTAAGCTTCTTCTTTCGGTTACGGAAAGACTCGGATCACGGGAAGAGGCTTATCAAGTCATCCAGGAGGCCGCTCATGCGGCGTGGGAGAGCGGCACGAGCTTCAAGGACGAACTTCTCGCTGAGCCGTCTATTCGCAAGAATTTCACTTCGAGAGAACTGGAGAAGATGTTTGATTATAAGCCGTATCTGAAGCATGTCGACACGATTTTTGCAAGGGTGTTCAAATGA
- the fsa gene encoding fructose-6-phosphate aldolase, whose product MKFFIDTANVDEIREANDMGVLDGVTTNPSLIAKEDGKFEDILREICDIVDGPISAEVVSTDHKGMISEGTKLAAIHDNIVVKIPCIKDGLKASKALSSEGIGVNMTLVFSPSQAILAAKAGASFVSPFVGRLDDISHFGMEIVEQIVRIYRNYNFATEVLVASIRNPLHLVDAALMGADIATIPFDVIEKLVRHPLTDIGLQKFLADWEKVKARS is encoded by the coding sequence ATGAAGTTCTTCATAGACACCGCGAATGTCGACGAAATCCGCGAAGCCAATGACATGGGAGTGCTCGATGGTGTTACGACAAACCCGAGCCTGATCGCAAAGGAGGATGGTAAATTCGAGGACATCCTCAGGGAGATCTGTGACATTGTCGACGGGCCGATTTCCGCCGAAGTGGTATCTACCGACCATAAAGGCATGATCTCAGAGGGGACGAAGCTCGCTGCCATTCACGATAACATCGTTGTCAAGATTCCGTGTATAAAGGACGGTCTAAAGGCGTCCAAGGCTCTGTCATCCGAAGGCATTGGTGTCAATATGACGCTGGTCTTCTCTCCATCGCAGGCGATTCTGGCCGCGAAGGCTGGTGCAAGTTTTGTCTCTCCATTTGTGGGCAGACTTGACGATATATCGCACTTCGGTATGGAGATAGTCGAGCAAATCGTCAGAATTTACCGCAACTACAATTTCGCAACTGAAGTCCTCGTTGCATCAATTCGCAACCCGCTCCATCTTGTAGATGCTGCACTAATGGGAGCGGATATCGCCACAATTCCATTTGATGTCATTGAGAAATTGGTCAGACATCCGCTGACCGATATCGGCTTGCAGAAGTTTCTTGCTGACTGGGAGAAGGTGAAGGCGCGCTCATGA
- the truA gene encoding tRNA pseudouridine(38-40) synthase TruA: MNYKCIIEYDGTDFCGWQFQPNERTIQGEFEKALKKMAKADVNVTAAGRTDSGVHAAAQVINFKLDKDWNADIVFKGINSLLPPDVLIKQCRVVDDSFNARFDAKSREYRYRIYNGHSALKRDHYWCTNLSIDFSILSELADSLRGSHDFRSFCVQKSQKESNICILTKSFWTKRGKEYTFHVVANRFLHGMVRSLVGTMVRVANGQLTKREFAELSRRPERSPRILTSPPQGLCLVKVEY, from the coding sequence ATGAACTACAAATGCATCATCGAATATGATGGTACTGATTTCTGCGGCTGGCAGTTTCAACCGAATGAGAGAACAATTCAGGGTGAGTTTGAGAAAGCACTGAAGAAGATGGCCAAGGCTGACGTCAATGTCACCGCCGCAGGCAGAACTGACAGCGGTGTTCATGCTGCTGCTCAGGTTATCAATTTCAAGCTCGACAAAGACTGGAACGCGGATATTGTGTTCAAAGGCATCAATTCTCTGCTGCCACCTGATGTGCTGATCAAGCAGTGCAGAGTAGTCGATGACTCGTTTAACGCCAGATTCGATGCGAAGTCGAGGGAATATCGATATCGCATCTATAACGGTCACAGCGCACTCAAACGAGATCACTATTGGTGCACTAATCTCAGCATCGATTTTTCGATTCTCTCGGAGTTGGCTGACAGTCTGCGGGGCAGCCATGATTTCAGGTCCTTCTGTGTCCAGAAGTCGCAGAAAGAGTCCAATATCTGCATCCTGACAAAATCGTTCTGGACAAAGCGAGGGAAAGAGTATACTTTCCACGTTGTGGCTAATCGGTTTCTGCACGGAATGGTGCGATCGCTGGTCGGGACCATGGTAAGAGTTGCGAACGGACAGCTCACGAAGCGGGAATTTGCCGAGTTATCCAGGAGGCCGGAGAGGTCGCCTCGTATTCTGACGTCCCCGCCTCAGGGATTGTGTCTTGTGAAAGTCGAATACTGA
- a CDS encoding energy-coupling factor transporter transmembrane protein EcfT — MFDFNSVLIGQYRPLDTPIHRLDPRIKIIWTVVVMALVAFTLHPVLYAALTVYFALLTLLARISPTRLMTVIKTFLLLFGVTFVLHILFSEPVGRIYVRIGGIAISSHGLQNGLLYSYRIFLFLMAASLVNLTTSPIDMTDGLLRLIKPLRKLHVPVGEISMMVFVALRFVPILSEEVRAIRAAQLSRALRPARGPIGRIRSTVPLILPLFAGAVRRADHLAIAIESRGYRRGVGRTSFTEFRLQTADGVFALIFVVLILCTLIVKYGID; from the coding sequence ATGTTTGATTTCAATAGTGTTCTTATAGGACAGTACAGGCCACTCGACACACCTATTCACAGGCTCGATCCCCGGATCAAGATCATCTGGACCGTTGTTGTGATGGCGCTGGTGGCATTTACGCTCCATCCGGTACTCTATGCCGCTCTGACAGTCTATTTTGCCCTCTTGACTCTTCTGGCAAGAATTTCGCCTACGCGACTGATGACCGTCATCAAGACATTTCTCTTACTGTTCGGAGTCACATTCGTTTTGCACATTCTATTCTCCGAACCAGTCGGCAGGATTTATGTCAGGATCGGAGGCATTGCCATCAGTTCGCATGGTCTGCAGAACGGACTTCTCTATTCGTACAGGATATTTCTGTTCCTGATGGCTGCATCGCTTGTGAACCTGACGACATCGCCTATCGACATGACAGACGGGCTTTTGAGGCTGATCAAACCACTCCGTAAACTGCATGTTCCTGTCGGCGAGATCTCAATGATGGTTTTCGTTGCGCTCAGATTCGTACCGATTCTGTCCGAAGAAGTTCGGGCAATCCGCGCAGCGCAGTTGTCACGTGCGTTGAGACCGGCTCGTGGTCCGATCGGTCGTATCCGATCGACGGTGCCGCTCATACTTCCGCTGTTTGCAGGAGCCGTGCGGCGTGCGGATCATCTCGCCATTGCAATCGAAAGTCGAGGGTATCGGAGGGGCGTGGGTAGGACTTCATTCACAGAATTCAGGCTGCAGACTGCTGACGGCGTTTTCGCTCTGATATTTGTAGTGCTTATTCTGTGTACGCTGATCGTCAAATATGGTATAGACTGA